One region of Oncorhynchus nerka isolate Pitt River linkage group LG22, Oner_Uvic_2.0, whole genome shotgun sequence genomic DNA includes:
- the las1l gene encoding LOW QUALITY PROTEIN: ribosomal biogenesis protein LAS1L (The sequence of the model RefSeq protein was modified relative to this genomic sequence to represent the inferred CDS: inserted 1 base in 1 codon), whose amino-acid sequence MKKKTTEKKGHVVAWINKAEWDQVLEYLYSKDCALQKYALHRISAWKGRFAHNTPIAVESTADLVRCQILDRSGKLDADDLVLLYGTALMRFVNLITERQQGKIARPLRRLASNLKIPEWIVNLRHDITHRKLPTLKWCRKGCKFVLEWLQQEYWSRQLGSGLAENWESQSEGEDGEDELQRQEDELITRQKEIESYKKARELLISFEKEQFQTFEGFLEEDKQASLWPEPSADMSWILAQIKHFALESSEILIDALIEDGFMVPTIEQLVSLSVDNSDADPTAPHLPRVVLRFWLPLLKDLNSQLFIHLLLEKLFVELQQLSEDNQKHRSFYIAGWISEVILCNSNKNEYHYESKIQRKSRLKDKIFMKRIQLRWQQLLAACLNAPCVATPHLLQQILEDMEHPMPLDTRQKLLRLXSIYTQGADSGCDPPMEHSGQPSGIYTLESLHERLRVQSRCQVYMMHPGIVSDSRKALPERTEDFQEHLSPDVLAERAAELRGSPWQVCTDKVQWKNYPLGKVPGQSEDPSCLMVDNFSTIMVFDQQVEMENATQHNAHAGVSMPHRVTTDGLLWTHNDISKLKAGLQLF is encoded by the exons atgaagaaaaaaacaaCAGAGAAAAAGGGCCATGTAGTTGCATGGATCAACAAAGCAGAATGGGACCAGGTGCTCGAGTATCTGTACTCAAAGGATTGTGCTTTACAAAAGTATGCATTACACCGAATATCGGCGTGGAAGGGCAG ATTTGCCCACAACACTCCCATCGCTGTAGAAAGCACAGCAGACCTGGTCAGATGTCAAATACTTGACAGATCAGGAAAACTTGACGCTGACGACCTGGTCTTGCTTTATGGGACAGCACTCATGAG GTTTGTCAACTTAATTACAGAGCGTCAGCAGGGGAAAATTGCTCGTCCCCTCAGAAGGCTAGCCAGCAAT TTGAAGATCCCTGAGTGGATTGTAAACCTCAGACATGACATTACCCACCGCAAGCTCCCTACCTTGAAATGGTGTCGCAAAG GTTGTAAGTTTGTGCTGGAGTGGCTTCAGCAGGAGTACTGGTCCAGGCAGCTGGGCAGTGGGCTGGCTGAGAACTGGGAGTCCCAGtcagagggggaggatggagaagatGAGCTTCAGAGGCAGGAGGATGAGCTCATCACCAGACAAAAAGAAATTGAATCCTACA AGAAGGCACGAGAGTTATTGATATCTTTTGAAAAAGAGCAGTTTCAG ACGTTTGAAGGATTTCTAGAGGAGGACAAACAGGCGAGCTTGTGGCCAGAACCCTCTGCAGACATGAGCTGGATCCTTGCCCAGATCAAGCACTTTGCACTAGAGTCTAG TGAAATACTAATAGATGCATTGATTGAGGATGGATTCATGGTTCCAACCATTGAACAACTGGTGTCACTTAGTGTCGACAACTCAG ATGCAGACCCCACTGCTCCCCACCTTCCTCGAGTTGTCCTGCGTTTCTGGCTGCCCCTCCTGAAGGATCTCAACTCTCAGCTCTTCATTCATCTCCTCCTGGAGAAACTGTTTGTGGAGCTGCAGCAGCTCTCTGAAGACAACCAGAAACACAGATCCTTCTACATCGCTGGGTGGATTTCTGAGGTCATCCTCTGCAACTCCAACA AGAATGAATACCATTATGAATCGAAAATCCAGAGGAAATCCAGACTGAAGGACAAGATCTTTATGAAACGCATCCAGCTGAGGTGGCAGCAACTCCTTGCAGCATGTCTGAATGCTCCCTGCGTGGCCACGCCTCACCTGCTCCAGCA GATCCTGGAGGACATGGAACATCCGATGCCCTTGGACACCCGACAGAAGCTACTCAGAC GCAGTATCTACACTCAGGGGGCAGACTCGGGGTGTGATCCTCCCATGGAGCATTCAGGCCAGCCTAGCGGTATCTACACCCTGGAGAGCCTGCATGAGAGGTTGCGGGTGCAGTCCAGATGCCAGGTCTACATGATGCACCCAGGAATCGTGTCTGACTCACGCAAGGCCCTGCCAGAGAGGACCGAGGACTTCCAAGAGCACCTGAGCCCAGATGTCCTGGCCGAGAGGGCCGCGGAACTCAGGGGTTCTCCCTGGCAAGTTTGCACAG ACAAAGTCCAGTGGAAGAATTATCCTCTTGGGAAAGTTCCAGGCCAGTCAGAGGACCCTTCCTGCCTAATGGTAGATAACTTCTCTACCATTATGGTGTTTGACCAGCAGGTGGAAATGGAGAATGCCACTCAGCACAATGCGCATGCAGG TGTCTCAATGCCACACAGAGTCACCACGGATGGGCTTCTCTGGACACACAATGACATCAGCAAATTGAAAGCTGGCCTGCAACTGTTTTAA
- the LOC115105732 gene encoding probable ribonuclease ZC3H12B, giving the protein MVLELAVPANAGPLLHRSIQHIERIFRVRVSYGSAESNCDSANVSTSNIIIVRVGEGEEDDCTKAKDYIVSLISPAHRKRERLTLASHIQLAALKSAIEYDSQAVVEVREHVVDISGGERNVMTAWSMVEKIKMEKHPCREEAPELTEAQQPSGESEEGSSSESESEEQHQLQLNSGGCKRKEPFSATKPHRQLCRSPCLDRPSFSQSCTLPELRIEDTKATAVLKHASDKEYQTKMEFALKLGYSGEQVETVLNKLGAAALINDILAELVRLGNKGEPEVQASSNTGTFVSRGGPCVKEAVSPEVSLEDDSVDPYDNLRPIVIDGSNVAMSHGNKEVFSCLGIQLAVDWFLEKGHKDITVFVPAWRKEQSRPDAPITDQDILRKLEKEKILVFTPSRRVQGRRVVCYDDRFIVKLACDSDGIIVSNDNYRDLQNEKPEWKKFIEERLLMYSFVNDKFMPPDDPLGRHGPSLENFLRKRPVVPEHKKQPCPYGKKCTYGHKCKYYHPERANQPQRSVADELRAFAKLSAVKTMSEGALAKCGTGPTTAKGDSGSEAKRVAPKRQSDPSIRSVACEPEERLSAVRKPEANSVPSLVSALSVPTMQPAKSHGAGALNTRSASSPVPGSLQFTHSSLEHMSSVQYPHPPILVTNSHGASVTYSEQFPKYDSVSTDHGYYSMLSDFSNMSMSSMHNVDSFCSMEHEHGIYQRNPSQHCPEPCLSHSNSDSFSSYGELYMSSVDSSLDESIKGQQSPAQSRLQAFSHGGFHHEALTRVQSYGPEQPKQGPSRKQSISHLAPHVQHPAVGARSSCPGDYPLPQNVLPSQSSQPGRSLGMTRMDSISDSRLYESNPMRQRRPPLCREQHASWDPLPCGSESYGYHSYPLSNSLMQPCCERVMVRSMPDKMEQIWRSPWENPPQAEHQERHVIPEHQYQTYRNLCNIFPAFVVHSVMEKNPHLTDPQQLAAVIVTKLRSCH; this is encoded by the exons ATGGTTTTGGAGCTGGCAGTGCCCGCAAATGCAGGCCCATTGCTTCACCGCTCCATCCAGCACATTGAGCGTATTTTCCGGGTGAGGGTCAGCTACGGATCCGCTGAGTCAAACTGCGACAGCGCAAATGTCAGCACCAGCAATATAATCATAGTTCGTGTCGGAGAGGGCGAGGAAGATGACTGCACCAAGGCAAAA GATTACATAGTGTCCTTAATTTCGCCAGCTCACCGAAAGAGGGAGCGGCTAACGTTGGCTTCACACATACAGCTGGCTGCGCTGAAGTCAGCCATCGAGTATGATTCTCAGGCTGTGGTGGAGGTGAGGGAGCATGTGGTGGACATCTCCGGTGGCGAGAGGAACGTGATGACGGCATGGTCGATGGTGGAGAAGATCAAAATGGAGAAACACCCATGCAGGGAAGAGGCCCCTGAGCTGACTGAGGCCCAGCAGCCCAGTGGGGAGTCTGAGGAGGGAAGCAGCTCAGAGAGCGAGTCCGAGGAGCAGCATCAGCTGCAGCTGAACAGCGGCGGCTGTAAGAGGAAAGAGCCCTTCAGTGCCACCAAGCCTCACCGGCAGCTCTGTCGCTCTCCATGCCTGGACCGGCCCAGCTTCTCCCAGAGCTGCACTCTACCAGAGCTCCGCATTGAAGACACCAAGGCCACTGCAGTGCTTAAACATGCCAGTGACAAGGAGTACCAAACCAAGATGGAGTTTGCCTTGAAGCTGGGATACTCAGGTGAACAGGTGGAGACCGTGCTGAACAAGTTAGGGGCTGCTGCCCTTATCAATGACATTCTGGCTGAGCTTGTAAGGCTTGGTAATAAAGGAGAACCGGAGGTTCAAGCCAGCAGTAACACCGGCACGTTCGTCTCCCGTGGAGGCCCCTGTGTCAAAGAGGCTGTCAGTCCAGAGGTGTCACTTGAAGATGATTCTGTGGATCCTTATGATAATCTCAGGCCTATCGTCATTGATGGATCGAATGTGGCGATGAG CCATGGAAACAAAGAGGTGTTCTCTTGCCTTGGTATCCAATTGGCTGTTGATTGGTTTTTGGAGAAAGGACACAAAGACATCACAGTGTTTGTTCCTGCCTGGAGGAAAGAGCAGTCGAGACCTGATGCCCCCATTACAG ACCAAGACATTTTGCGGAAGCTAGAGAAAGAAAAGATCCTAGTGTTCACCCCATCTAGAAGAGTCCAAGGAAGGAGAGTGGTGTGCTATGATGATCGCTTCATAGTGAAGCTGGCCTGTGACTCTGATGGCATTATTGTGTCAAATGACAACTACAGGGACTTACAGAATGAGAAGCCAGAGTGGAAGAAGTTCATAGAGGAGCGACTGCTGATGTACTCATTTGTCAATGATAA ATTCATGCCACCTGATGATCCTTTAGGAAGACATGGTCCAAGTTTAGAAAATTTCCTCCGCAAGCGTCCTGTTGTTCCAGAGCACAAAAAGCAACCCTGTCCATATG GGAAAAAATGCACTTATGGACATAAGTGCAAGTACTATCACCCAGAGCGTGCAAACCAGCCTCAGCGGTCAGTGGCTGATGAACTGAGAGCGTTTGCCAAGTTGTCTGCTGTAAAGACAATGAGCGAGGGGGCCCTGGCCAAGTGTGGCACTGGACCCACCACAGCTAAGGGGGACAGTGGCTCTGAGGCTAAACGTGTGGCCCCCAAGCGCCAGTCTGATCCCAGCATCCGCTCAGTGGCCTGCGAGCCAGAGGAGAGACTGTCTGCTGTCCGTAAGCCTGAGGCAAATTCTGTGCCTTCCCTCGTGTCTGCCCTCAGTGTGCCCACCATGCAGCCTGCTAAGAGCCACGGGGCTGGTGCCTTGAACACTCGATCAGCCAGCAGCCCAGTACCCGGCTCCCTCCAGTTCACCCACAGCTCCCTGGAACACATGTCTAGTGTACAGTACCCACACCCACCCATCCTAGTCACCAACAGCCATGGTGCTTCTGTCACTTACAGTGAACAGTTTCCTAAATATGATTCTGTGAGCACAGACCACGGATACTACTCTATGCTTAGTGATTTTTCTAACATGAGCATGAGCAGCATGCACAACGTGGACAGCTTCTGTAGCATGGAGCATGAGCATGGGATTTATCAGCGAAATCCCAGCCAGCATTGCCCTGAGCCCTGCCTCAGCCACTCGAACAGTGACTCCTTCTCCTCTTATGGGGAATTATACATGAGCTCAGTGGACAGTAGCCTGGATGAGAGCATAAAGGGGCAGCAGTCTCCTGCACAGAGCAGACTCCAGGCCTTCTCCCATGGGGGGTTCCACCACGAGGCCCTGACCCGAGTGCAGAGCTATGGCCCTGAGCAGCCTAAGCAGGGTCCAAGCAGGAAGCAGTCCATATCCCACCTGGCACCGCATGTCCAGCACCCTGCTGTTGGGGCCAGGTCCAGCTGCCCAGGGGACTACCCCTTACCTCAGAATGTCCTCCCGTCACAGTCCTCACAACCGGGACGCTCCCTGGGCATGACACGCATGGACAGCATCTCAGACTCCAGGCTGTACGAGAGTAACCCCATGAGGCAGCGGAGACCCCCACTGTGCCGCGAGCAGCATGCCAGCTGGGACCCGCTGCCCTGCGGCAGTGAATCCTATGGATACCACTCGTACCCCCTGAGTAACAGCCTGATGCAGCCGTGTTGTGAGCGGGTGATGGTCCGCAGCATGCCTGACAAGATGGAGCAGATCTGGAGGTCTCCGTGGGAGAACCCGCCTCAAGCCGAGCACCAGGAGCGCCATGTCATCCCAGAGCACCAGTACCAAACATACCGCAACCTCTGCAACATCTTCCCCGCTTTCGTGGTGCACTCTGTCATGGAGAAAAACCCTCATCTAACGGACCCACAACAACTCGCTGCTGTCATTGTCACGAAGCTGAGGTCTTGCCATtaa